From a region of the Nitrospira sp. genome:
- a CDS encoding serine protease — protein sequence MIWDFSGSTGSKVLVYHILICLLFTGAVGCTYKGSIPSDFTIPPSRPDHKIPLKVSLVRKESPDLHGRGGPFKYEINLDPGLTAALASKLSSIFEGVSVITDVREATDTNLLAHLEVELQNKTHEFPRGEKDVPISVFYARLQLSLQDPYSKQRVSSYDVSKTFGIDMDNSAMGLTGATVLTFGLTSPITVPLATSSQGRYATTVVEEQLSQMIESISDKILKDDKRIVARLSTISETREPLNQSDQADSDDTHSVGQWQIDDLKKGVVRVTAQFEGLHRTGTGFIVRLDKHAAYIVTAAHVVEGDSKPEVTFFTDTPHSYQTKIIGMEGGNPKGLAALFMEGQLPSGLKELRLDTTAQVTGGEQVSLIGFPLPAAIPWTVTNGSISGLNGRDLAFQAPVEEGNSGGPLFLNGTVVGVIVEGRGQYGYAVPTSMLTMTLRGWQIRTENNGREK from the coding sequence ATGATTTGGGATTTTTCAGGATCCACGGGTTCAAAAGTACTCGTTTATCACATACTCATTTGCCTTCTCTTTACTGGGGCTGTCGGATGCACGTATAAGGGCTCAATTCCCAGCGACTTTACTATTCCGCCGTCACGGCCGGACCACAAAATTCCTTTGAAGGTTTCCCTTGTTAGAAAAGAATCACCAGATCTTCACGGAAGAGGAGGTCCTTTTAAGTATGAAATTAATTTAGATCCTGGATTGACTGCCGCTCTTGCATCGAAATTGAGTTCAATATTTGAAGGCGTCTCTGTAATAACGGATGTACGAGAAGCGACCGATACAAATCTATTGGCACATCTCGAAGTTGAACTACAAAATAAAACCCATGAGTTCCCGAGGGGGGAGAAAGACGTGCCCATTAGTGTTTTTTACGCTCGACTCCAACTGTCCCTTCAAGACCCCTATTCGAAGCAACGGGTATCTTCGTATGATGTTTCTAAGACATTCGGTATAGATATGGATAACTCAGCCATGGGGTTGACGGGAGCTACCGTCCTCACGTTCGGTCTGACCAGTCCTATCACCGTGCCGCTCGCTACTAGCAGTCAAGGTCGCTATGCTACCACGGTAGTAGAAGAACAATTGAGCCAGATGATCGAAAGTATCTCGGACAAGATTTTGAAAGATGATAAGCGTATCGTAGCACGGCTCTCCACCATCTCCGAAACACGCGAGCCTCTTAATCAGAGTGACCAAGCCGACTCCGACGACACGCACAGTGTAGGACAATGGCAGATCGACGACTTGAAAAAAGGCGTGGTGAGAGTGACCGCTCAATTCGAAGGTCTTCATAGAACGGGGACAGGATTTATCGTACGACTCGACAAGCACGCCGCATACATTGTGACAGCCGCGCACGTTGTTGAAGGTGATTCTAAACCGGAGGTCACGTTTTTCACAGATACCCCACACTCCTATCAGACCAAAATAATTGGAATGGAAGGAGGTAATCCTAAGGGGTTAGCAGCTCTGTTCATGGAAGGACAGCTTCCATCTGGATTAAAAGAGCTCCGCTTGGATACGACTGCCCAAGTGACCGGCGGTGAGCAGGTTTCACTCATTGGGTTTCCATTACCTGCCGCAATTCCTTGGACCGTTACTAATGGAAGTATTAGTGGTCTAAACGGACGGGACTTGGCATTCCAGGCACCTGTTGAAGAGGGTAACTCCGGAGGGCCACTGTTTCTGAACGGTACGGTTGTTGGAGTAATTGTTGAAGGAAGGGGACAATACGGCTATGCAGTTCCCACCTCGATGCTCACCATGACGTTAAGAGGGTGGCAAATTCGGACGGAGAATAATGGCCGTGAGAAGTAG
- a CDS encoding transposase codes for MGTRKQFSPEFKREAVQLLESGSRPAADLARELGIPRNRLYKWQTEVRARGTSAFPGGGRKERTSELARLKRELARVTEERDILKKAAAYFARESR; via the coding sequence ATGGGTACACGGAAACAGTTCTCGCCCGAGTTCAAACGCGAAGCCGTCCAGTTGCTGGAGAGCGGGAGCCGCCCGGCGGCCGACCTGGCCCGAGAGTTGGGGATTCCCCGCAATCGCCTCTACAAATGGCAGACGGAAGTGCGGGCGCGGGGGACCAGCGCCTTCCCCGGTGGGGGGCGCAAGGAACGCACCTCGGAGCTCGCCCGCCTGAAACGGGAGTTGGCGCGGGTCACCGAGGAGCGCGACATCCTAAAAAAAGCCGCGGCGTACTTTGCCAGGGAATCACGGTGA
- a CDS encoding IS3 family transposase has protein sequence MQGHQREFRVTRMCRVLQVSRSGFYGWCRRTPSSRTQANQRLLTRMCVLHQQTREAYGTRKMWQLLKREGLVCGRHRVARLRREAGLVTLRRRRHARTIRARHPAVVEIPNRVNQQFAVSAKNRVWTADYTFVPTRTGWLYLAVVLDLYSRRIVGWAMSPRQTLTVVAEAWWMAWHHRRPAPGLIHHSDQGNQYRAALYQQLLARRGVLSSMSRKGNCYDNAPVESFFSSLKNELVHHRCFDHHTEARYAIAEYIEGFYNRQRLHQTLGYRSPEEFERQGSGS, from the coding sequence ATGCAGGGGCATCAGCGGGAGTTTCGGGTGACGCGCATGTGTCGGGTACTCCAGGTCAGTCGCAGCGGGTTCTATGGTTGGTGTCGGCGTACGCCGAGTAGTCGGACACAGGCGAACCAGCGCCTCCTCACGCGGATGTGCGTGCTCCATCAACAGACGCGAGAAGCCTATGGAACGCGCAAGATGTGGCAGCTCTTGAAGCGGGAAGGGCTGGTCTGTGGGCGACATCGGGTGGCGCGACTGCGACGGGAGGCGGGGCTGGTGACGCTCCGCCGTCGGCGCCACGCCCGTACGATTCGGGCCCGGCATCCTGCCGTTGTGGAGATTCCCAATCGGGTGAATCAGCAGTTTGCGGTCTCGGCCAAGAATCGGGTCTGGACGGCCGATTATACCTTCGTGCCGACTCGCACGGGCTGGCTCTACCTCGCGGTGGTGCTGGATCTCTACTCACGCCGGATTGTGGGCTGGGCGATGAGTCCCCGTCAAACCCTCACCGTCGTGGCCGAAGCCTGGTGGATGGCGTGGCACCACCGCCGCCCTGCGCCCGGACTCATTCATCACAGTGACCAAGGGAACCAGTACCGCGCGGCGCTCTATCAGCAGCTCTTAGCACGACGTGGGGTGCTCTCGAGCATGAGCCGCAAAGGCAACTGCTACGATAATGCCCCGGTGGAGAGCTTCTTTAGTTCCTTGAAGAACGAATTGGTGCATCATCGGTGCTTTGACCATCACACGGAAGCCCGGTATGCCATTGCGGAGTATATCGAGGGCTTCTATAACCGGCAGCGCTTACATCAAACCCTCGGCTATCGGAGCCCGGAGGAATTCGAACGGCAGGGAAGTGGCTCTTAA
- a CDS encoding type II toxin-antitoxin system VapC family toxin: MLYWDTSALVKQFIEEAGTDEALSLRTGSPPHATATITYTETFSALRRRVRESVLGAPEYEEIVRRFLQDWPTYVRMNLDEVVLARSKALLERYPLRTLDAIHLASAIELQSHLEEPSVLISADTQLLKAAAAERLEIKRLPL; this comes from the coding sequence ATGCTGTACTGGGACACGAGCGCGCTTGTAAAACAATTCATCGAGGAAGCTGGAACCGACGAAGCTCTTTCCTTGCGCACCGGATCTCCGCCCCATGCGACGGCGACGATTACTTACACCGAGACCTTCTCGGCCCTGCGTCGGCGCGTAAGAGAATCCGTACTGGGAGCGCCCGAGTACGAGGAAATCGTGCGCCGTTTTTTACAGGACTGGCCCACCTATGTGCGGATGAATCTGGACGAGGTCGTTCTCGCGCGCTCGAAGGCACTGCTCGAACGATACCCACTGCGCACGCTCGATGCCATTCATCTGGCTTCGGCAATCGAACTGCAAAGTCACCTCGAAGAGCCCTCTGTGCTTATCTCGGCAGATACCCAGCTCCTCAAAGCCGCTGCTGCCGAACGCCTCGAAATCAAACGTCTCCCCTTGTAA
- a CDS encoding type II toxin-antitoxin system prevent-host-death family antitoxin, with amino-acid sequence MSRIGVKELKNRLTHYLRRTQKGEEIIVTDRGRPIALLQQIETGKPGTREARLAQLAALGKIILPTAAPRRRLKPLVYRGPSVGRVVVNDRER; translated from the coding sequence ATGAGTCGGATCGGCGTCAAAGAGCTTAAAAACCGCCTCACACACTATCTCCGTCGGACTCAGAAGGGAGAAGAGATCATCGTGACCGACAGAGGACGACCGATCGCGCTGCTCCAGCAAATCGAGACCGGCAAACCCGGGACTCGCGAAGCCCGGCTGGCACAATTGGCGGCACTCGGCAAGATCATCTTGCCGACCGCGGCACCGAGAAGACGGCTGAAGCCGCTGGTCTACCGTGGTCCATCAGTCGGGCGCGTCGTGGTCAATGACCGCGAACGGTGA
- a CDS encoding PIN domain-containing protein, with protein MMLVDAGPLIALIHKDDANHARCVAVLQSLTEPLRTVWPALTEAMYLLSFSWKAQEALWEMLERGVVDLATLEERDLSRMRELMKKYRDLPMDLADAALVTVGERERIRRVFTLDRRDFEIYRPAKLGRFIILPN; from the coding sequence ATGATGCTGGTGGATGCCGGGCCGCTCATCGCCCTGATTCATAAAGATGATGCAAATCATGCCCGCTGCGTCGCGGTATTGCAGTCGCTCACCGAGCCACTGCGTACCGTGTGGCCTGCCTTGACTGAGGCGATGTATTTGTTGAGTTTTTCCTGGAAAGCTCAAGAAGCCTTGTGGGAGATGCTGGAGCGAGGCGTCGTCGATCTCGCGACTCTTGAAGAGCGAGACCTATCGAGAATGAGAGAGCTGATGAAGAAATACCGCGATCTCCCGATGGACCTCGCCGATGCCGCATTGGTGACGGTGGGGGAACGGGAGAGAATTCGACGAGTCTTTACACTCGATCGCCGGGATTTCGAAATCTATCGTCCAGCCAAGCTTGGCCGTTTCATCATCCTGCCGAATTAG
- a CDS encoding ribbon-helix-helix protein, CopG family, translating to MPLTVRVDVKTERLLLRLARKRGETKSEIIRDAIGVLAKEVRVQEATEPPYEKVRDLIGSVSGGSADLSTRTGEKFRRALVGRREKPGR from the coding sequence ATGCCGTTGACGGTTCGGGTGGACGTGAAGACCGAACGGTTGCTGCTTCGGCTGGCTCGCAAGCGGGGTGAGACGAAATCAGAGATCATTCGAGATGCCATCGGAGTACTTGCCAAGGAGGTTCGCGTTCAAGAAGCGACCGAACCTCCCTATGAGAAAGTGCGGGACCTCATCGGCAGCGTGAGCGGGGGATCCGCCGACCTCTCTACGAGGACGGGAGAAAAGTTTCGCCGCGCGCTGGTTGGCCGACGTGAGAAGCCCGGACGATGA
- a CDS encoding type II toxin-antitoxin system VapC family toxin, with the protein MIVADTNVLIYLYVQGQWTAESEAVLRRDPSWAAPLLWRSEFRNVLIGLVRKRALSLEAAAAIAEEAERWLAGHEYSVISHHVLSLVAQSGCSASDCEFVALTKDLRVPLVTTDRQILRAFPAIAVSPSAFVG; encoded by the coding sequence ATGATCGTGGCCGATACGAATGTCTTGATTTATCTGTATGTCCAAGGGCAATGGACGGCTGAGAGCGAAGCCGTGCTGCGACGCGATCCTTCATGGGCGGCTCCGTTGCTGTGGCGATCTGAATTTCGCAATGTGCTGATCGGGCTCGTCCGCAAGCGGGCACTGTCGCTGGAGGCAGCGGCGGCTATCGCCGAAGAGGCAGAACGGTGGCTGGCCGGCCATGAGTACAGCGTCATCTCTCATCACGTGCTGAGCCTCGTGGCGCAATCCGGCTGCTCGGCCTCCGATTGTGAGTTTGTCGCCCTGACGAAAGATTTGCGAGTGCCCTTGGTGACGACGGACCGGCAGATCCTCAGGGCATTTCCTGCCATAGCGGTCTCACCATCCGCGTTTGTTGGCTGA